From a region of the Maridesulfovibrio ferrireducens genome:
- a CDS encoding EAL domain-containing protein, giving the protein MHKLLLKQMEETLGTSTIGSTEEMDSFLALIEKTYSGLDASLISPDSSFIKILNFLPDPSFIIDKEGVVVAWNPAIEKMTGIPAVNIIGKDNFEYINIIHGTRSPGLIDVVLGCEKIGPIDYQSIRRQGNSLAAEIRIQNLGHRKNTHLWVQVAPITDNSGETIGAIETLRDISARKQTENINLILYKISSAVKSTSDNHSLFQFIHESLKPFIEAENFYVALYDEDNEALSFPYYSDEKDFIEPQEKIDITNINCLSAKVIQNKQPLLLREKDFARYEAEGLLTIGPSAKSWLGVPLIHDGKVIGVMTIQSYNSDSNYNVQDIDLMVAISDQIASAIQRKQTETALLESEKKFRSVFENATVAIFQISACGKLIMANPAMAQIMGYTSVDEMIKQHPHASEYFYNKQDWLNLLKDLHNKGSAIGRHIRLKTKEKLEKWITFNARVMYDDKGKPNFYTGTAFDSTPGIVAERNVFKHKARFMQLFESSPQAIALTDSEGKVIATNKAFTELFGYTSEQMEPCCENLCPSGEGKIKENLKKILAGMTFRSEDLRKHKNGRLVPVSILGYPFVYNDEISGTFIIYDDISNRKEFERRLSHQSLHDSLTGLPNRTLFLERLEQALHRSQRQPDHNFAVMMLDLDMFKRINDSLGHQAGDSLLIKVGDRIKNCLRPIDTIARMGGDEYAILIEYFRTPQQVIQIIRNIRSKIHKPITVANKEVVISSSIGIVFKTAEYEHPEHILRDADISMYKAKELGVNKFKVFNKAMHEKAMQNLLIETEIRQGLPEDEFIPYFQPIYCLQTKRLAGFEALVRWNHPERGFITPEHIIPIAEETGLIVKLDRLMLLKACREFSKWVSTYPSVRDMFLTVNLSPCQLSKPDLADAILDVLNETNFPSDMLKLEITESAIMERNAASTFNLKRIGEMGIKLAVDDFGTGYSSLSQLQRFPASTVKIDRSFISRMAEDHESLEIVRAVNALGHSLSMDVIAEGVETRQQLILLKEIGCDCVQGFYFDKPQPAEVAVQLVKMRSEGFCPPGLTSI; this is encoded by the coding sequence ATGCATAAGCTACTACTAAAACAAATGGAAGAAACTCTCGGAACCTCTACAATCGGTTCAACCGAAGAAATGGACTCTTTTCTAGCGCTCATCGAAAAAACATATTCCGGCCTTGATGCATCCCTGATTAGTCCCGACTCATCTTTTATCAAAATACTTAATTTTCTCCCCGACCCTTCTTTTATTATCGACAAAGAAGGAGTTGTTGTCGCCTGGAATCCAGCTATTGAAAAAATGACCGGAATTCCGGCCGTAAACATCATAGGCAAAGACAATTTTGAATACATAAATATTATCCATGGCACCAGATCACCGGGATTAATTGATGTAGTGTTAGGCTGTGAAAAAATCGGCCCGATTGACTATCAATCCATTCGGCGCCAAGGAAATTCTTTAGCCGCGGAAATCAGAATTCAAAACCTCGGACATAGAAAAAATACGCATCTATGGGTTCAGGTCGCCCCCATCACTGACAATTCAGGCGAAACAATCGGTGCAATCGAAACATTACGAGATATTTCTGCCCGCAAACAAACCGAAAACATTAACCTGATTCTTTACAAAATATCCTCGGCAGTAAAATCTACATCTGACAATCACAGCTTGTTTCAATTTATACATGAAAGCCTTAAACCGTTTATTGAAGCCGAAAATTTTTATGTTGCGCTTTATGATGAAGACAACGAAGCCCTTTCATTTCCATACTATTCTGACGAAAAAGACTTTATAGAACCACAAGAAAAAATAGATATCACAAACATCAACTGTCTGAGTGCTAAAGTCATTCAAAATAAACAGCCGCTTTTACTTCGTGAAAAAGATTTTGCCCGATATGAAGCTGAAGGATTACTCACTATCGGTCCCTCAGCTAAATCGTGGCTCGGAGTTCCGCTCATACATGACGGCAAAGTCATCGGCGTCATGACAATTCAATCATATAATTCCGACAGCAATTACAACGTACAAGACATTGATCTGATGGTCGCAATCTCCGACCAGATTGCATCAGCCATTCAGCGCAAACAAACTGAGACAGCCCTCCTTGAAAGTGAAAAGAAATTCCGCTCAGTTTTTGAAAATGCCACCGTTGCTATTTTTCAAATATCAGCCTGCGGAAAATTGATCATGGCCAACCCCGCAATGGCACAGATTATGGGGTACACTTCTGTTGACGAAATGATTAAACAGCACCCCCATGCGTCAGAATATTTCTATAACAAACAAGACTGGCTTAACCTGCTGAAAGACCTGCATAACAAGGGATCCGCCATCGGAAGGCATATTCGCCTTAAGACTAAAGAAAAACTTGAAAAATGGATCACCTTCAATGCCCGTGTAATGTATGATGATAAGGGAAAACCCAATTTCTACACGGGTACAGCCTTTGATTCTACGCCCGGAATAGTAGCTGAAAGAAACGTTTTCAAACATAAAGCACGATTCATGCAACTCTTTGAAAGTTCACCTCAGGCTATTGCCCTGACGGATTCAGAGGGTAAGGTAATAGCCACGAATAAGGCATTTACCGAACTTTTCGGTTATACAAGCGAGCAAATGGAACCTTGCTGTGAAAATCTCTGCCCCAGTGGTGAAGGTAAAATCAAAGAGAATCTAAAAAAGATTCTAGCGGGCATGACTTTTCGATCTGAGGATCTGCGAAAACATAAAAACGGCAGATTAGTTCCGGTTTCTATCCTTGGTTATCCTTTTGTTTACAATGATGAGATATCCGGAACATTCATTATTTACGACGACATTTCAAACCGCAAAGAATTTGAACGCAGACTTTCACACCAATCACTACATGACTCTCTGACAGGTCTCCCTAACCGCACTCTATTTCTCGAGCGACTCGAACAGGCTCTTCACCGATCACAAAGACAGCCGGATCACAATTTTGCAGTCATGATGCTTGATCTCGACATGTTCAAGCGCATAAACGACAGTCTGGGACATCAGGCCGGTGATTCTCTTTTAATCAAAGTCGGTGATCGAATTAAAAACTGCCTGCGCCCCATCGACACAATTGCCCGCATGGGCGGCGATGAATATGCAATCCTGATAGAATATTTCAGGACTCCGCAACAAGTAATACAGATCATCCGAAACATCCGAAGCAAAATACACAAGCCGATAACTGTGGCCAACAAAGAAGTTGTTATAAGCTCAAGTATCGGGATTGTGTTTAAGACTGCAGAATATGAACACCCGGAACATATTCTGCGCGATGCTGACATCAGCATGTATAAAGCCAAAGAACTGGGTGTAAATAAATTTAAAGTTTTCAACAAAGCAATGCACGAAAAAGCAATGCAAAATCTGCTAATTGAAACCGAAATCAGACAAGGACTCCCCGAAGACGAGTTTATTCCTTACTTTCAGCCTATTTATTGCCTGCAAACCAAAAGGCTGGCAGGTTTCGAAGCTCTGGTACGTTGGAATCACCCTGAAAGAGGCTTTATAACTCCAGAACATATAATTCCCATAGCAGAAGAAACCGGACTGATTGTAAAGCTGGACAGACTTATGCTGCTGAAAGCCTGTCGGGAATTCTCCAAGTGGGTATCTACTTATCCGTCAGTAAGAGACATGTTTCTCACTGTCAATTTATCCCCCTGCCAGCTTTCAAAACCGGATCTGGCTGACGCAATTCTTGACGTACTGAATGAAACAAATTTCCCATCAGACATGCTGAAACTTGAAATTACCGAATCGGCAATTATGGAAAGAAACGCCGCCTCGACTTTTAACCTCAAAAGAATCGGTGAGATGGGCATTAAACTTGCCGTTGACGACTTCGGCACCGGCTATTCTTCACTATCGCAGTTGCAGAGATTTCCGGCCTCAACTGTAAAAATTGACAGATCTTTCATCAGCCGCATGGCCGAAGACCACGAATCTCTTGAAATTGTCCGCGCAGTGAACGCTCTGGGACACAGCCTCAGCATGGATGTTATTGCAGAAGGAGTTGAAACCAGACAGCAGTTGATATTGCTTAAAGAAATAGGCTGCGACTGTGTACAAGGCTTTTACTTCGACAAACCTCAACCGGCTGAGGTTGCTGTACAGCTTGTCAAAATGAGATCAGAGGGATTTTGTCCTCCCGGCCTGACTTCTATTTAG
- the ilvN gene encoding acetolactate synthase small subunit gives MKHTISALVINRAGVLAESSAAFQKNGINITSISCGETENMDVSRMVICAEGNDEDLANVTKDLQAMDFVIKLDDLARRDFVDRELVLIKVAVNKDSMSQIMQIFEVFRADVIGMGQKTITAELSGDQERVEGLIKMLQPIGIKSMCRTGMIALKRGDE, from the coding sequence ATGAAACATACCATATCAGCACTGGTGATAAACAGAGCCGGAGTTCTGGCCGAGTCTTCAGCTGCATTTCAAAAAAACGGCATAAATATAACCTCAATATCCTGCGGTGAGACTGAAAATATGGATGTCTCGAGAATGGTAATATGTGCTGAAGGAAATGATGAGGATCTTGCCAATGTGACAAAAGATCTACAGGCAATGGATTTCGTAATAAAATTAGATGATCTGGCTCGCAGAGATTTTGTAGACCGCGAACTTGTTTTAATAAAAGTAGCAGTCAACAAAGACTCCATGTCACAAATTATGCAAATATTTGAAGTTTTCAGAGCGGACGTAATAGGCATGGGACAAAAAACCATTACAGCTGAGTTGAGCGGAGATCAGGAAAGAGTCGAAGGTCTTATTAAAATGCTCCAGCCTATCGGCATCAAAAGCATGTGCCGCACAGGTATGATTGCTCTGAAAAGAGGCGATGAGTAA
- a CDS encoding bifunctional enoyl-CoA hydratase/phosphate acetyltransferase has product MTITTLDEIIEKVRQHGVKPKVAIAPCAEEFVIRSALAAYEEGIAEPIFIGDREKTDIVAKKHSLNIDSFDFYEENDDTAAVAKAVQLFKDGKAALIMKGLVSTSVILKAILNKETGVPPKGIISHVTVFEAREGDRLILMTDAGVNIKPNLQRKADIVRNALQVARKLGIEKPKVAMLAATEKVNYPAMPATLDADILSKMSADGAFGDALVAGPLALDLAISPAAAACKGITNPVAGYADILCTPDIESGNILYKALTTIAGKAMASVVIGSDVPIVVPSRGDSDRSKFISIALACYLADY; this is encoded by the coding sequence ATGACGATTACTACACTTGACGAAATCATAGAAAAAGTACGCCAACACGGTGTGAAGCCTAAAGTGGCAATAGCTCCTTGCGCTGAAGAATTTGTAATACGATCCGCCCTCGCCGCCTATGAAGAGGGAATTGCTGAACCAATTTTCATCGGCGACCGAGAAAAAACTGATATTGTAGCAAAAAAACATAGCCTGAACATTGATAGTTTCGATTTTTATGAAGAAAACGATGACACCGCCGCTGTAGCAAAAGCTGTTCAACTTTTCAAAGATGGCAAAGCTGCGCTCATTATGAAAGGCCTTGTCAGCACTAGTGTCATATTGAAAGCAATACTAAACAAAGAGACCGGAGTACCGCCAAAAGGTATAATCAGCCATGTTACCGTGTTTGAAGCTCGTGAGGGCGACAGACTGATTTTAATGACCGATGCCGGAGTTAATATTAAGCCGAACCTGCAAAGAAAAGCGGATATTGTCCGCAACGCTCTGCAAGTAGCTCGTAAACTGGGAATCGAAAAACCTAAAGTTGCGATGCTGGCTGCAACAGAAAAAGTTAACTATCCGGCAATGCCTGCGACTCTTGATGCCGACATCCTTTCAAAAATGTCTGCCGACGGAGCCTTCGGTGATGCACTTGTTGCAGGACCTTTAGCTCTTGATCTTGCCATTTCTCCAGCGGCAGCAGCATGCAAAGGGATAACAAATCCCGTTGCCGGCTATGCCGATATACTTTGTACTCCAGACATTGAAAGCGGGAATATCCTATACAAAGCGTTAACAACGATAGCCGGAAAAGCTATGGCAAGCGTTGTCATAGGAAGTGATGTTCCGATAGTGGTTCCTTCCCGTGGAGATTCAGACAGGTCCAAATTTATATCAATAGCTTTGGCTTGTTATTTAGCGGACTACTAA
- a CDS encoding substrate-binding periplasmic protein, with amino-acid sequence MNKLITALFLAILFISAPAYAGQELLLATDSFPPYYYEKDGKPHGLYCDLVALTFEQMNIAIKLSFVPWKRALFMAKNNISNGIMGILKTEERKKWLIYAEEPISKTQIVIFHRKGENFQYKDLDSLKGKRIGIVKGYSYGDAFTKSNIFSREEVSSLNLNFRKLLAGRIDLVAGFKAVGIHTLNKMNLSDKISFSHTPVHQSSLYLAFGLKPGNKALAIEFSRILRKIKKSPACIEAMKRADLPPDTISPCN; translated from the coding sequence ATGAATAAACTTATCACCGCACTTTTCCTGGCAATTTTATTCATCTCTGCGCCTGCTTATGCAGGGCAGGAGCTTCTTCTGGCAACAGACTCGTTTCCACCTTACTACTATGAAAAAGACGGAAAACCTCACGGATTATACTGTGATTTAGTAGCCCTGACTTTCGAACAAATGAATATCGCCATAAAACTATCTTTTGTGCCATGGAAGCGGGCTCTTTTTATGGCAAAAAATAATATTTCAAACGGCATTATGGGAATCCTTAAAACTGAGGAGCGGAAAAAGTGGCTGATTTATGCAGAAGAGCCTATTTCAAAAACACAAATTGTAATATTTCACCGCAAAGGGGAAAACTTCCAATATAAGGATCTTGACTCTCTAAAAGGTAAAAGAATAGGAATTGTAAAGGGATACTCTTATGGGGACGCTTTTACGAAAAGCAATATATTCAGTCGGGAAGAAGTCAGTTCTCTGAATTTAAACTTTCGTAAACTTTTGGCAGGAAGAATTGATTTAGTTGCTGGTTTCAAAGCTGTGGGAATCCATACTCTAAACAAAATGAACCTTTCCGACAAAATTTCTTTCAGCCATACTCCTGTTCACCAATCATCTTTGTACCTAGCTTTCGGCCTGAAACCCGGTAATAAAGCATTAGCAATTGAATTCAGCCGAATACTTCGAAAAATAAAAAAATCGCCCGCCTGTATAGAAGCTATGAAAAGAGCCGATTTACCACCTGATACAATCTCTCCATGTAACTAA
- a CDS encoding substrate-binding periplasmic protein, giving the protein MKALIIAIMLTILFIPAPSIAKKQLSLVTDSFPPLYYQENGENKGSYCELLDLTFKEMKIPYTLSFMPWERALRMAETQKTDGIPGTAKTEKRKRLLIFPEEPLSVIDVVLFYRKNEGFQFNGTSSLAGKKIGTINGYSYGEEFDQSNLFIKEEVSSLKLNFLKLKAKRIDLVIAYKEVGLHTLQKLNLTDQITYSPTPVHSSALYLAFSQKPGHGRLAKKFSRALRKIKTTDAFQKIMQKPGLRTAPKPSKIIN; this is encoded by the coding sequence ATGAAAGCATTGATCATTGCCATCATGTTAACAATTTTATTCATACCGGCACCTTCGATTGCCAAAAAACAACTATCCCTTGTTACTGACTCCTTCCCCCCTCTCTACTATCAGGAAAACGGGGAAAACAAAGGTAGTTACTGCGAATTATTAGATCTCACCTTTAAAGAAATGAAAATCCCATATACCCTCTCCTTTATGCCGTGGGAAAGAGCGTTACGCATGGCTGAAACTCAAAAAACAGATGGAATCCCGGGAACGGCAAAAACCGAAAAACGGAAACGACTGCTGATTTTTCCGGAAGAACCTTTATCAGTTATTGATGTCGTATTATTTTACCGCAAGAATGAAGGATTTCAATTCAATGGAACTTCTTCATTAGCAGGTAAGAAAATCGGTACAATTAATGGATATTCGTATGGAGAAGAATTCGACCAGAGCAACTTGTTTATCAAAGAAGAAGTTAGTTCTTTAAAGCTTAACTTTCTCAAGCTTAAAGCAAAAAGGATAGACCTTGTTATAGCTTATAAAGAAGTCGGCCTGCATACACTGCAAAAATTGAATCTTACTGACCAAATCACTTACAGTCCAACTCCGGTACATAGCTCGGCGTTATATTTAGCCTTTTCCCAAAAACCTGGTCATGGACGTTTAGCAAAAAAATTCAGCCGGGCGCTTCGAAAGATAAAAACGACAGACGCATTCCAAAAAATTATGCAAAAACCCGGATTGCGCACAGCTCCAAAGCCCTCAAAGATTATAAATTAA
- a CDS encoding substrate-binding periplasmic protein produces the protein MKIFLIAVTIGILFIPIPSIAKRQIFLATENFPPLYYQEDGKNKGIYCELLDRTFKEIKITYKLSLMPWKRALRMAETQKSDGIPGTAKNKHRNRVLIFPDEPLSELEVVIFHRKGEDFKYNGISSLKGKKIGIIKGYTYGEEFDQSNLFTKEEVSLLKLNFLKLKIKRLDLVIAYKVVALYTLEKMNLTDQFSYSPNPVRHAAMYLAFSQKPGNGRLAKKFSRALQKIKNTKEVKESFIKAGLNTEPHSTNQ, from the coding sequence ATGAAAATATTTCTCATTGCCGTAACGATTGGAATTTTATTCATACCGATACCTTCTATTGCCAAAAGACAAATTTTTCTTGCCACAGAAAATTTTCCACCTCTTTATTATCAGGAGGACGGAAAAAATAAAGGTATTTACTGCGAATTATTAGATCGCACATTCAAGGAAATAAAAATCACGTACAAACTCAGCCTAATGCCATGGAAACGAGCTTTGCGTATGGCTGAAACCCAAAAGTCAGATGGGATTCCGGGAACTGCTAAAAATAAACATCGAAACAGAGTATTGATTTTCCCCGATGAACCTCTATCAGAACTTGAAGTTGTAATATTTCACCGAAAAGGAGAGGACTTCAAATATAATGGAATCTCGTCATTAAAAGGTAAAAAAATAGGAATAATTAAAGGATATACATATGGAGAGGAATTCGACCAAAGTAATTTATTTACTAAAGAGGAAGTGAGTCTTCTTAAACTTAACTTTCTTAAACTTAAGATTAAAAGATTAGATCTTGTTATAGCTTATAAGGTTGTAGCTCTATACACTCTGGAAAAAATGAATCTTACTGATCAATTCTCCTACAGTCCGAATCCCGTCCGTCATGCGGCTATGTACTTAGCTTTTTCACAAAAACCAGGTAATGGACGGTTGGCAAAAAAATTCAGCCGGGCTCTTCAAAAAATAAAGAATACAAAAGAGGTCAAAGAATCGTTTATAAAAGCAGGATTAAATACTGAACCACACTCTACAAATCAATAA
- a CDS encoding LysR family transcriptional regulator, with translation MSKTNLSNLDLNLLVILDTVFTERSLTLAGKKLFMTQSAISHALSKLRDHFEDRIFIRRGNRMDPTPLCEELHQNLSPSLKKILHSLEDRGEFSPATSRRTFCLGLSDYLCNLLLPEIISKIQIQAPGVTLRIVQATYEQRTAMLQSGKLDIFLGCSRDYGAGVFKEKLFEDREICILRKDHPITGDVMTEDEMSKAEFVSLSLSESGLGFLEDFLYRKGVQRKIKVVVQQEVVIPSLVSSSNLVGTLAERLAQIYSQIMPVRIIRLPLENTVFEIFQHWHAVNDNDPAHRWMRSIINDVAKSLPELTSD, from the coding sequence ATGAGCAAAACTAATCTATCCAATCTGGACCTTAACCTTCTGGTAATACTCGACACCGTTTTTACAGAACGTAGTCTCACCCTCGCCGGTAAAAAACTGTTCATGACTCAGTCGGCAATAAGCCATGCCCTTTCAAAACTTCGTGATCATTTTGAAGATCGCATTTTTATCCGGCGCGGAAATAGAATGGACCCGACTCCATTATGTGAAGAACTTCATCAAAACCTATCCCCCTCCTTAAAAAAAATACTTCACTCTCTTGAAGACAGAGGTGAATTTTCCCCCGCAACTTCCAGACGCACATTCTGTCTGGGATTAAGTGACTATCTTTGCAATCTTTTACTGCCAGAAATAATTTCTAAAATTCAAATACAAGCTCCGGGTGTAACGCTCAGAATAGTTCAGGCTACATACGAACAGCGCACCGCTATGCTGCAAAGTGGCAAGTTGGACATCTTCCTCGGCTGTTCACGAGACTATGGAGCCGGAGTATTTAAAGAAAAGCTTTTTGAAGACAGAGAAATTTGCATTTTACGGAAAGATCATCCCATCACCGGAGACGTGATGACTGAGGATGAAATGTCAAAAGCAGAATTTGTCTCCCTTTCCCTTTCCGAATCAGGCTTAGGTTTTCTCGAAGATTTTCTTTATCGCAAAGGAGTTCAAAGAAAAATTAAAGTAGTCGTACAACAGGAAGTTGTAATCCCTTCCCTTGTGAGTTCTTCAAACCTTGTCGGAACTCTAGCTGAAAGACTGGCACAAATTTACTCTCAAATTATGCCTGTCAGAATTATCCGGCTCCCTTTGGAAAATACCGTTTTTGAGATATTTCAACACTGGCATGCAGTCAATGACAATGACCCTGCACACAGATGGATGCGATCAATAATAAATGATGTGGCTAAATCACTGCCAGAATTAACCTCCGACTGA
- a CDS encoding bacteriohemerythrin: MTAKTRLTLSIILIFIMSAALFASTLSPAASKGGAMFVWQMSFLIIAIIGSIVALITLNSSVFGQLNLLSKYAKDIKKGKPKTSLPKDLADEILEVGNDVQDAIKALTVKTEESNKAKTELETRAAKLEQDLKESQSELKDVKSAMDSIIKSASNAQGISGKLFAGIEELSAQVNQVSTGMIIQRDRVTETATAMEEMNCTVLEVAQNASMAAQSSSQSKENAQRGADGVTTAIKSFEQIKGTILNLKVTMSALGEQADSIGQIMKIITDIADQTNLLALNAAIEAARAGDAGRGFAVVADEVRKLAEKTMDATKGVGEAVSKIQANARENISAVDAAAEEIVHSTESAAESGNLMKEIVGIVDDTNTQVESIATASEEQSAASEEINMAISDVARVSQETSEGMSNSAHALTEIASIVEELDSIVQGISSGRVVDTSSGKIVEWSDDLSVNVRTIDEHHMVLINMINDLYQAMRQRKTGSKVTDIVDKLLEYTKYHFGYEEKIFDKYRYPDSASHKKLHRSFENKIEEFGNSLASGKATVSNEVIRFLKDWLVKHIMIVDHKYSEFMNDHGIH, encoded by the coding sequence ATGACGGCTAAAACCCGACTGACCCTATCGATTATTTTAATTTTTATCATGTCGGCGGCGCTCTTTGCTTCTACACTGTCTCCGGCTGCCTCCAAAGGCGGGGCTATGTTTGTTTGGCAAATGTCATTTCTTATCATAGCCATAATAGGATCTATCGTTGCGCTAATCACACTCAATTCCAGCGTTTTCGGTCAACTGAATCTGCTTAGCAAATATGCAAAAGACATTAAAAAAGGCAAACCGAAAACATCTCTTCCAAAGGATCTTGCTGATGAGATTTTAGAAGTAGGTAATGATGTACAGGATGCAATCAAAGCCCTCACGGTAAAAACCGAAGAAAGTAATAAAGCAAAAACAGAACTTGAAACCCGGGCAGCTAAACTTGAACAAGATTTGAAAGAATCGCAAAGTGAACTGAAAGATGTAAAATCGGCCATGGATTCTATTATCAAATCAGCTTCCAATGCACAGGGTATCTCGGGTAAATTGTTTGCTGGAATTGAAGAACTGAGTGCGCAGGTAAATCAAGTCAGCACCGGAATGATAATTCAGCGCGACAGAGTTACTGAAACAGCAACCGCGATGGAAGAAATGAACTGTACGGTACTGGAAGTTGCACAAAACGCTTCCATGGCAGCACAAAGTTCAAGTCAATCTAAAGAAAATGCACAAAGAGGCGCTGACGGTGTTACCACTGCGATCAAGTCCTTCGAACAAATTAAAGGAACCATCCTTAACCTGAAAGTTACAATGAGCGCTCTTGGCGAACAGGCTGACAGCATCGGTCAGATCATGAAAATAATTACCGATATTGCGGACCAGACAAATCTTCTGGCTCTCAATGCGGCAATCGAAGCCGCCCGTGCAGGTGATGCCGGCAGAGGCTTTGCAGTTGTTGCTGACGAAGTCCGCAAACTGGCTGAAAAGACTATGGATGCAACCAAAGGTGTCGGCGAGGCTGTCTCCAAGATACAGGCCAATGCTCGCGAGAACATCAGCGCTGTCGATGCTGCCGCCGAAGAAATTGTTCACTCAACGGAATCCGCAGCAGAATCCGGCAACCTTATGAAAGAAATTGTCGGAATAGTTGACGACACCAACACTCAGGTTGAATCAATCGCAACGGCCAGCGAAGAGCAATCTGCCGCCTCCGAAGAAATTAATATGGCTATCAGTGATGTAGCCAGAGTTTCTCAGGAAACATCAGAAGGAATGTCAAATTCAGCCCATGCCCTTACTGAAATTGCAAGTATAGTTGAAGAGCTTGACTCAATCGTTCAAGGGATTTCGTCCGGACGTGTGGTAGACACCAGTTCCGGTAAAATAGTTGAATGGTCGGACGACTTGTCCGTAAACGTAAGAACCATTGACGAACATCACATGGTTTTGATCAACATGATTAACGATCTCTATCAGGCCATGCGCCAACGCAAGACAGGCTCTAAAGTCACAGATATTGTCGATAAACTGCTTGAGTACACAAAATATCACTTCGGATACGAAGAAAAGATTTTTGATAAGTACAGATACCCTGACAGCGCATCTCATAAAAAGCTTCACCGATCCTTTGAAAACAAAATTGAAGAATTCGGAAATAGTCTGGCATCAGGAAAAGCAACTGTATCTAACGAAGTTATAAGATTCCTAAAAGACTGGCTGGTTAAACACATCATGATTGTTGACCATAAATACTCTGAATTTATGAACGATCATGGTATCCACTAG
- a CDS encoding flavin reductase family protein, with the protein MEKINIGVQGFTLPMPQTILGCRQDGRNNFMALAWTSRVNYNPSLMMISVGKKHFSNSAIKATGEFSVNIPSIEMLEITDFVGLVSGSKLDKSDLFEVHKGELENAPVIANCPVGMECKVFDSIELPNDTLFVGEVIATWCNDDVLTEGIPDIKKVNPFTLTMPDNRYWSVGECVGKAWHDGKKLK; encoded by the coding sequence ATGGAAAAAATTAATATCGGCGTTCAAGGTTTTACTTTGCCTATGCCTCAGACTATTCTGGGGTGTCGTCAGGATGGACGAAACAATTTTATGGCACTGGCTTGGACTTCAAGGGTTAATTACAACCCTTCGCTAATGATGATTTCAGTGGGAAAAAAACATTTTTCTAATTCCGCCATTAAAGCAACCGGGGAATTCAGTGTAAACATTCCTTCCATTGAGATGCTCGAGATTACGGATTTTGTCGGGCTGGTGTCGGGCAGTAAACTTGATAAGTCTGATTTGTTTGAAGTTCATAAAGGTGAACTTGAAAACGCGCCTGTGATAGCTAATTGTCCTGTGGGCATGGAATGTAAGGTCTTTGATTCTATCGAGCTACCCAACGACACTCTTTTTGTGGGCGAAGTTATTGCTACTTGGTGTAACGATGATGTTCTTACCGAAGGAATTCCTGATATTAAAAAGGTGAATCCTTTCACTCTTACTATGCCGGATAATAGGTATTGGTCAGTGGGTGAATGTGTTGGCAAGGCTTGGCATGACGGAAAGAAATTAAAGTAA